Proteins from one Clostridium cellulovorans 743B genomic window:
- a CDS encoding protein arginine kinase — MRNWMKGDENNNDIVISSRIRLARNMKDRKLPHKETLENSRDIISEVEKVFLDREDNDFKAIHLWENKAIENDYYFKKHLISNKLMENKDFSAFLVNKDETVSIMINEEDHFRIQAISSGLNFKETYETADIYDSVIEKSVDYAFDEDLGYITACPTNLGTGMRASAMLHLPTLTMRNGISSLGETLTQVGMTIRGLYGEGSKAHGNIYQISNQVTLGVSEQEILVNLESVINQVMNKELSYRDYILNNAQIEIEDRIYRSLGIITNARLIDTKESLKLLSDVRLGVEMGIIKHISIETLNTLMVEIQPSAIQKQCDKELAQKDRNIKRSELLRQKLT, encoded by the coding sequence ATGAGGAATTGGATGAAGGGCGATGAGAACAATAATGATATTGTAATCAGTAGCAGAATCAGGCTAGCAAGAAATATGAAGGATAGAAAGTTACCACATAAGGAAACTCTAGAAAATTCAAGGGATATAATTTCAGAGGTTGAAAAAGTTTTTTTAGATAGAGAAGATAATGATTTTAAGGCAATTCATTTATGGGAGAATAAAGCAATAGAAAATGACTATTACTTTAAGAAACATCTCATATCTAATAAACTTATGGAAAATAAAGATTTTTCAGCATTTTTAGTGAATAAAGATGAAACTGTAAGCATTATGATAAATGAAGAAGATCATTTCCGAATCCAAGCAATTAGTTCTGGATTGAATTTTAAAGAAACTTATGAAACAGCTGATATATATGATAGTGTAATTGAAAAAAGTGTTGATTATGCTTTTGATGAAGATTTAGGATATATAACAGCATGTCCAACAAACTTAGGTACAGGAATGAGAGCTTCAGCAATGCTACATTTACCTACTCTAACTATGAGGAATGGAATAAGTAGCTTAGGAGAAACACTTACTCAAGTAGGGATGACTATAAGAGGACTTTATGGTGAAGGTTCAAAAGCGCATGGAAATATATATCAAATTTCAAATCAAGTTACTTTAGGCGTATCAGAACAAGAAATATTGGTAAACTTAGAATCAGTTATAAATCAAGTTATGAATAAAGAATTAAGCTATAGAGATTATATTTTAAATAATGCACAGATAGAAATAGAAGATAGAATATACAGATCACTTGGAATTATTACAAATGCTAGGTTGATAGATACTAAAGAAAGTTTAAAGCTTCTTTCAGATGTAAGATTAGGAGTAGAAATGGGTATAATTAAACATATAAGCATTGAAACATTAAATACTCTTATGGTAGAAATACAACCTAGTGCTATTCAAAAACAATGTGACAAGGAATTAGCCCAAAAGGATAGAAATATAAAGAGGTCAGAGTTATTAAGACAAAAATTAACTTAG
- a CDS encoding UvrB/UvrC motif-containing protein, producing the protein MICEKCKENEATIHIEKYINGEKEEMNLCEKCAKETGAFGMMGSSIFGDFTFQNILSGFMDYVNIGKSSNDIPKTEVTCSGCGTTLSEFSKKGIVGCDTCYKDLGSYIMPIVKKVQKNVEHKGKIPEKLEKTIKNKKYLLKLKEELQKAILEENFEHAAELRDEIKGIQAD; encoded by the coding sequence ATGATATGCGAAAAATGCAAAGAGAATGAAGCAACTATTCATATAGAAAAATATATAAATGGAGAAAAGGAAGAAATGAATCTTTGTGAGAAATGTGCAAAGGAAACGGGAGCTTTTGGTATGATGGGAAGCTCAATATTTGGCGACTTTACCTTCCAAAATATTTTAAGTGGTTTTATGGATTATGTGAATATAGGTAAGAGTTCTAACGATATACCTAAAACAGAAGTTACTTGTAGTGGTTGTGGAACAACTTTAAGTGAATTTAGCAAAAAAGGAATAGTGGGCTGCGATACATGCTACAAAGATCTTGGAAGTTACATTATGCCTATTGTAAAGAAGGTTCAGAAAAACGTTGAACATAAAGGAAAGATACCTGAAAAATTAGAGAAAACTATTAAAAATAAGAAGTATTTATTAAAATTAAAAGAAGAACTTCAAAAAGCTATATTAGAAGAAAATTTTGAACATGCAGCAGAACTAAGAGATGAAATAAAAGGAATTCAAGCAGATTAG
- a CDS encoding CtsR family transcriptional regulator, whose translation MARLTDIIEAFIKELVDECNSNELEIQRNELAVHFSCAPSQINYVLTTRFTMEKGYYIESKRGGGGCIKIKKVSCFLEKNIKDVLFEKIGNSITCGAAAEVIEILVSLELLTKKEADILRVTINDRTLACVCNERNRLRADILKSVLLSLSI comes from the coding sequence ATGGCAAGACTAACAGATATAATAGAAGCTTTTATAAAAGAGTTAGTTGATGAATGTAACTCAAATGAGCTAGAAATACAACGGAATGAACTTGCAGTACATTTTAGTTGTGCCCCATCGCAAATAAACTATGTGTTAACTACAAGATTTACAATGGAAAAAGGATATTACATAGAAAGTAAAAGAGGCGGCGGTGGATGCATTAAGATAAAAAAAGTTTCTTGTTTCTTAGAAAAAAATATAAAAGATGTGTTATTTGAGAAAATTGGAAATAGTATAACCTGTGGGGCTGCAGCAGAGGTTATAGAGATTCTTGTAAGTTTAGAGTTATTAACAAAGAAGGAAGCTGATATTTTAAGAGTAACAATAAATGATAGGACACTAGCATGTGTATGTAATGAACGTAATAGACTTAGAGCAGATATCTTAAAGTCAGTTTTATTATCATTAAGTATATAA
- a CDS encoding histidine phosphatase family protein, whose amino-acid sequence MTKVLLIRHGETHFNIQKRFQGFMDSPLTEKGIAQAKLLSERLKNTHIDVIYTSSLGRAVETAALIKGDKDIKIIENDNLREMNLDRMEGYTTDELMISHKEQYHNFWNDPDKFIPDGGETFEELRERISKEISKIVKKHRGQTIAIVSHTVAIKSYIGYIDNLPIAQLWNPPFLHQTSLTVIDYEEGKGSISMYADISHLAEEKAEKTTKTV is encoded by the coding sequence ATGACTAAAGTATTACTTATAAGACACGGAGAAACACATTTTAATATACAGAAAAGATTTCAAGGTTTTATGGATTCACCATTAACAGAAAAAGGTATTGCTCAAGCTAAGTTACTTTCAGAGCGACTTAAGAACACACATATTGACGTTATATATACAAGCTCCCTAGGAAGAGCAGTTGAGACTGCAGCTTTAATAAAGGGGGATAAAGATATAAAGATCATTGAAAATGATAATCTTAGAGAAATGAACCTTGATAGAATGGAGGGTTACACCACTGATGAACTTATGATTTCTCATAAAGAGCAATATCATAATTTTTGGAATGATCCAGACAAGTTTATACCGGATGGTGGTGAAACCTTTGAAGAACTTAGAGAACGAATTTCAAAAGAAATAAGTAAAATAGTAAAAAAGCATAGAGGTCAGACTATTGCGATAGTTTCTCATACTGTTGCAATAAAATCTTATATAGGATATATTGATAATCTTCCAATAGCACAACTTTGGAATCCACCATTTCTTCATCAAACTAGTTTAACAGTAATTGATTATGAAGAAGGAAAAGGTTCTATTTCGATGTATGCAGATATTTCCCATTTAGCTGAGGAAAAAGCAGAAAAGACAACGAAAACAGTATAA
- a CDS encoding ROK family protein, whose amino-acid sequence MEKKYVIGIDLGGTKISGALATVEGDIISQYTVPTKASEGELPVLGRIIETIEKVLEEGKAVVEEVKSIGIGSPGPLDTKTGVIITTPNLPFKNFKLVQPIVEKFGIPTYLDNDANAAAIGEYVFGAGKGTENMVFITVSTGIGGGAIINGKAFRGSTSNALEVGHMTLEQDGPICGCGNHGCAEALASGTAIGKRAKEAVTQGLKTSLANYENPGSYEVFQEAAKGDDVAKEILDKALTYLGICVGNVITSFDPEMVIIGGGVSQGGAVVFDKVKEVVKERCFETLAENCKIVPAGLGTDAGVKGAVALAILESK is encoded by the coding sequence ATGGAAAAGAAATATGTAATAGGTATTGACTTAGGTGGAACCAAAATCAGTGGTGCATTAGCAACTGTTGAAGGTGATATAATAAGTCAATATACAGTTCCAACAAAAGCTAGCGAAGGTGAATTACCAGTACTAGGAAGAATAATAGAAACAATTGAAAAAGTACTTGAAGAGGGTAAAGCAGTAGTTGAAGAAGTAAAATCTATAGGAATAGGGTCACCTGGACCATTAGATACAAAAACAGGAGTTATAATAACAACTCCAAACTTACCATTTAAAAATTTTAAATTAGTACAACCAATTGTAGAAAAGTTTGGCATACCAACTTATCTTGATAATGATGCTAATGCAGCAGCTATTGGAGAATATGTTTTTGGAGCTGGAAAAGGAACTGAGAACATGGTATTCATTACTGTAAGTACAGGTATCGGTGGTGGTGCTATAATCAATGGAAAAGCTTTTAGAGGAAGTACTTCAAATGCATTAGAAGTGGGACATATGACTTTAGAACAAGATGGTCCAATATGTGGTTGTGGAAATCATGGTTGTGCTGAAGCTTTAGCTTCTGGAACAGCAATAGGAAAAAGAGCTAAAGAAGCAGTTACACAAGGGCTAAAAACATCCCTTGCAAATTATGAGAATCCAGGATCTTATGAAGTTTTTCAAGAAGCAGCTAAAGGTGATGACGTAGCTAAAGAGATACTAGATAAAGCTCTTACATACCTTGGAATATGCGTAGGAAATGTAATCACATCTTTTGACCCTGAGATGGTTATAATTGGTGGTGGAGTTTCTCAAGGAGGAGCCGTAGTTTTCGATAAAGTAAAAGAAGTTGTAAAAGAAAGATGTTTCGAAACTTTAGCTGAAAATTGCAAAATAGTTCCTGCTGGTTTAGGAACAGATGCAGGAGTTAAAGGTGCTGTTGCACTTGCAATTCTTGAAAGCAAATAA
- the panD gene encoding aspartate 1-decarboxylase → MQLCMLKAKIHRATVTEAKLNYVGSITVDEELLEQAGILEYEKVQIVDIDNGQRFETYTICGERGSGIICLNGAAARCVQTGDKIIIMSYCNLDQEEAKTHEPRVILVNEDNSIYKITSYEKHGELKML, encoded by the coding sequence ATGCAGCTTTGTATGTTGAAAGCAAAAATTCATAGAGCCACAGTAACAGAAGCAAAATTAAATTACGTAGGAAGTATAACTGTTGATGAGGAACTTTTAGAACAAGCAGGTATACTTGAATATGAAAAAGTACAAATAGTTGATATCGATAATGGACAGAGATTTGAAACTTATACTATCTGTGGTGAAAGAGGTAGCGGTATAATTTGCCTAAATGGTGCCGCTGCAAGATGTGTTCAGACTGGGGATAAAATAATTATTATGAGTTATTGCAATTTAGATCAAGAAGAAGCAAAAACTCATGAACCAAGAGTTATCTTAGTTAATGAAGATAATTCAATTTATAAAATTACTAGTTATGAAAAACATGGTGAACTTAAGATGCTTTAA
- the panC gene encoding pantoate--beta-alanine ligase, translating into MKVIKTIEEARREIGIWRKQGLTVGLVPTMGYLHNGHKSLIEKAKAENDKVVVSVFVNPIQFGPTEDLDKYPRDIERDSVIAEEAGASFIFNPEPAEMYKSTFSTYVDCEGITEGLCGSKRPGHFQGVCTVVSKLFNIIKPNRAYFGEKDAQQLAVIKRMVRDLNFDVEIVPCPIVREEDGLAMSSRNVYLSQEERRAALILSKSLTRSKELLKNGEKETKKILEEIIKVIETESLSKIDYVEIVDSEDLAPVSTVEKPVLIALAVFIGKVRLIDNFTFIG; encoded by the coding sequence ATGAAAGTAATAAAAACTATAGAGGAAGCTAGACGTGAAATAGGTATATGGAGAAAACAAGGTTTAACAGTTGGACTAGTACCAACTATGGGTTATCTTCATAATGGACATAAAAGTTTGATAGAAAAAGCTAAAGCTGAAAATGATAAAGTCGTGGTAAGTGTATTTGTAAATCCAATACAATTTGGACCAACAGAAGATCTTGATAAATATCCACGCGATATTGAAAGAGATAGTGTAATTGCAGAGGAAGCTGGTGCTAGTTTTATATTTAATCCAGAGCCAGCAGAAATGTATAAAAGTACATTTTCAACATATGTAGATTGTGAAGGAATAACAGAGGGGCTATGTGGAAGCAAAAGACCAGGACACTTTCAAGGAGTATGCACAGTAGTTTCAAAGTTATTTAACATAATTAAGCCAAATAGAGCGTATTTTGGTGAAAAGGATGCACAACAATTAGCAGTAATAAAAAGAATGGTAAGAGATTTGAATTTTGATGTAGAAATAGTTCCTTGCCCAATAGTACGAGAAGAAGATGGACTTGCTATGAGTTCAAGAAATGTGTATTTATCGCAGGAAGAAAGAAGAGCAGCTTTAATATTAAGTAAATCATTAACCAGATCTAAGGAATTACTTAAGAATGGTGAAAAGGAAACTAAAAAGATTTTAGAAGAAATCATAAAAGTTATTGAAACTGAGTCATTATCTAAGATTGATTATGTAGAGATAGTTGATTCAGAAGATTTAGCACCTGTAAGTACAGTTGAAAAACCAGTACTTATAGCACTTGCTGTTTTCATTGGAAAAGTAAGACTTATAGATAATTTTACGTTTATAGGATAA
- the panB gene encoding 3-methyl-2-oxobutanoate hydroxymethyltransferase, with amino-acid sequence MKNTVITFKEMKERKEKITMLTAYDYSMAKIVDKVGINSILVGDSLGMTCLGYEDTLSVTMEDMIHHTKAVTRGAKNALVVADLPFMSYQGSVFDAVYNAGRLIKEGGANAVKLEGGKEFQDEIKAIVRASIPVVAHIGLTPQSVNAFGGFKVQGRGEEAAKKLIEDALAVEAAGAFAVTLECVPAKLAELISSKLTIPTIGIGAGNGCDGQVLVYHDLLGLFDGLRPKFVKQYKDLGTSAEEAVKAYIEDVKSGAFPSEEHTFKIDEKLIEKLY; translated from the coding sequence ATGAAAAATACAGTTATTACATTTAAAGAAATGAAAGAAAGAAAAGAAAAGATCACAATGCTTACAGCATACGATTATTCAATGGCAAAGATCGTTGATAAGGTAGGAATCAATAGTATTTTAGTGGGTGACTCTTTAGGTATGACTTGTCTTGGATATGAGGATACTTTAAGTGTTACTATGGAAGACATGATTCATCATACAAAGGCAGTTACAAGAGGTGCAAAAAATGCTTTAGTTGTAGCTGATTTACCTTTTATGTCTTATCAAGGATCTGTTTTTGATGCAGTTTATAATGCCGGACGTCTAATTAAAGAAGGTGGAGCTAATGCTGTTAAACTAGAAGGTGGTAAAGAATTTCAAGATGAGATTAAAGCTATTGTTAGAGCCTCTATACCTGTAGTTGCACATATCGGCTTAACCCCTCAATCAGTAAATGCCTTTGGTGGTTTTAAAGTTCAAGGTAGAGGAGAAGAAGCAGCTAAGAAACTTATAGAAGATGCTTTAGCAGTAGAAGCAGCAGGAGCTTTTGCTGTAACCCTTGAATGTGTACCAGCGAAATTAGCGGAGCTTATTTCAAGTAAATTAACAATACCAACTATAGGTATTGGTGCTGGTAATGGTTGCGACGGACAAGTACTAGTATACCACGATTTATTGGGATTGTTTGATGGCTTAAGACCAAAGTTTGTTAAACAATATAAAGATTTAGGTACAAGTGCTGAAGAAGCAGTTAAGGCTTATATTGAAGATGTAAAGTCAGGAGCTTTTCCTTCAGAAGAACATACTTTTAAAATAGATGAAAAACTTATTGAAAAACTCTATTAA
- a CDS encoding elongation factor G, whose product MGKYKGIKNIVLLGHNGCGKTTLAEALLYSNGTITRMGTIEEGTTVSDYDSEERKRKTSINTTILPFERSSVKINLIDTPGYLDFIGEMLEGMRAADSAVICVSGRSGLKVGTERAYEYCKKLSLPRSFLVTKLDVENSKFFDTYEDIKNTFGLGAVAVQYPIGEAINFEGYVDIISETAYKVVGKEEIKIDIPEDIRYEIEKLHGELVESIAETSEELMKKYFEEGTLQEEDIILGLVEGFTSGELSPVFCSSAINGIGINALSKYIIDIFPKGDRVYKAIKTQTSEEIEVYTDEEKPFAAQIFKTIADPFVGKLSMFKVISGRLTSGISVYNANKEKEEKINAIYELKGKNQELISEIFAGDIGAIAKLQYSSTGDTLCDIAMPINFEKMIFPKPTMTMAIIPKNKGDEEKVSLGLSKLLEEDSTFRISRDIEHCETNISGIGETHLEILVGKLKNKFGADVILRIPKVPYRETIKATSDVQGKHKKQSGGHGQYGDVHIKFEPRDDGNDELLFVDQVVGGVVPRQYIPAVEKGLKECINEGVLAGYPVIRLKATLHYGSYHSVDSSEMAFKLATSIAYKKGLEQAMPVILEPIMRVEVFTPENKMGDVIGDLNRRRGRVLGMENEKDNNKIIAEVPLAEMFTYTTDLKALTGARGYFDMEFQGYEEVPPSEMRNIINSKHKEADLANL is encoded by the coding sequence ATGGGGAAATATAAGGGGATTAAGAACATAGTGCTTTTAGGACATAATGGTTGTGGCAAGACCACTTTAGCTGAAGCGTTACTTTACTCAAATGGAACTATTACTAGAATGGGAACTATTGAGGAAGGAACAACAGTAAGTGATTATGACTCTGAAGAGAGAAAAAGAAAAACCTCTATTAATACGACAATTTTACCTTTTGAGAGAAGTAGTGTAAAGATTAATCTAATAGATACACCAGGTTATTTAGATTTTATTGGGGAAATGCTTGAGGGAATGAGGGCTGCAGATTCTGCAGTTATTTGCGTAAGCGGAAGGTCTGGTTTAAAGGTAGGGACTGAAAGAGCTTATGAATATTGTAAAAAGTTAAGCCTACCAAGGAGTTTTTTAGTAACAAAGCTTGATGTTGAAAATAGTAAGTTTTTTGATACTTATGAAGATATAAAGAACACTTTTGGCTTAGGTGCTGTAGCTGTTCAATATCCTATTGGAGAGGCAATCAATTTTGAAGGTTATGTTGATATTATTTCGGAAACGGCATATAAGGTAGTTGGAAAAGAAGAAATAAAAATAGATATTCCAGAAGATATAAGATATGAGATAGAAAAACTTCACGGAGAACTAGTTGAATCTATAGCAGAAACTAGTGAGGAGCTTATGAAAAAATATTTTGAGGAAGGTACCTTACAAGAAGAAGACATTATTTTGGGTTTAGTAGAAGGATTTACTAGTGGAGAATTATCTCCTGTATTCTGCAGTTCTGCTATTAATGGTATTGGAATTAATGCTTTAAGTAAATATATTATAGATATTTTTCCAAAGGGTGATAGAGTTTACAAAGCGATAAAAACTCAGACTAGTGAAGAAATTGAGGTATATACAGATGAAGAGAAACCTTTCGCTGCTCAAATATTTAAGACTATAGCAGATCCTTTTGTAGGGAAATTATCTATGTTTAAGGTTATTAGTGGAAGGCTTACAAGTGGTATAAGTGTATATAATGCAAATAAAGAAAAAGAAGAAAAAATCAATGCTATATATGAACTAAAGGGAAAAAATCAAGAATTGATAAGTGAAATCTTTGCAGGAGATATTGGAGCTATTGCAAAGCTTCAATATTCATCTACGGGAGATACATTATGCGATATAGCAATGCCTATTAATTTTGAAAAAATGATTTTTCCCAAACCTACAATGACTATGGCAATTATTCCTAAGAACAAAGGTGATGAAGAAAAAGTTTCATTAGGATTAAGTAAGCTTTTAGAAGAGGATAGCACTTTCAGAATTTCTAGAGATATAGAACATTGTGAAACAAATATCTCTGGAATAGGGGAGACTCATCTTGAAATATTAGTCGGAAAACTTAAAAATAAATTTGGAGCTGACGTAATTTTAAGAATTCCTAAAGTTCCATATAGAGAAACGATAAAAGCTACTTCTGATGTTCAAGGAAAGCATAAGAAGCAGTCTGGTGGACATGGGCAATATGGCGATGTTCATATTAAATTTGAACCAAGGGATGATGGAAATGATGAACTTCTTTTTGTAGATCAAGTAGTAGGAGGAGTTGTTCCTCGTCAGTATATTCCAGCAGTAGAAAAAGGACTAAAAGAGTGTATAAATGAGGGGGTATTGGCAGGATACCCGGTAATAAGGTTAAAAGCAACGCTTCATTATGGATCTTATCATTCTGTAGATTCTTCAGAGATGGCTTTTAAGTTAGCAACATCTATAGCATATAAAAAAGGGTTAGAACAAGCAATGCCTGTTATTCTTGAGCCAATAATGCGAGTAGAAGTTTTTACACCAGAAAACAAAATGGGGGATGTAATTGGTGATCTAAATAGAAGAAGAGGACGAGTTCTTGGAATGGAAAATGAAAAAGATAACAATAAAATTATAGCTGAAGTGCCACTAGCAGAGATGTTCACGTACACTACAGATTTAAAGGCCTTGACAGGTGCAAGAGGGTATTTTGATATGGAATTCCAAGGATATGAAGAAGTTCCACCAAGTGAAATGAGAAATATTATAAATAGTAAGCATAAAGAGGCTGATTTAGCTAATCTATAA
- a CDS encoding RNA polymerase sigma factor → MNGSDKLCDEDIIERLKNGDKNQLVSVIEKYKKMIISLCYSYTQDYGEAEDLSQEVFISFYKSINNFRGDSKISTYLYRITVNKCITYKKKRSVKMIFSGLFSHGKEEGISVIDRNEVRQAVRDLPEELKNPIILYYYLGLSYKEISDVLEISERAVEGRIYRGKNKLKDKLNREEEELWGHTKPTI, encoded by the coding sequence GTGAATGGAAGTGATAAGTTGTGTGATGAAGATATAATAGAGAGGTTAAAAAATGGTGATAAAAATCAGCTAGTTTCAGTAATAGAAAAATATAAAAAGATGATTATTTCTCTATGTTATTCTTATACACAAGATTATGGGGAAGCTGAGGATTTATCACAGGAAGTATTTATTTCTTTCTATAAAAGTATAAACAATTTTAGAGGGGACTCTAAAATATCCACATATTTATATAGAATCACTGTGAATAAGTGTATAACATATAAGAAAAAAAGGTCTGTTAAGATGATATTTAGTGGATTGTTTAGTCATGGTAAGGAGGAAGGAATAAGTGTTATCGATAGAAATGAAGTAAGGCAAGCTGTAAGGGACTTGCCAGAAGAACTGAAAAATCCGATAATATTATATTATTATTTAGGGTTAAGTTATAAGGAAATATCAGACGTGTTAGAAATATCTGAAAGAGCCGTAGAAGGAAGAATATATAGAGGGAAAAATAAGCTGAAGGACAAACTTAATCGTGAGGAGGAAGAATTATGGGGTCATACAAAACCGACGATATAG
- a CDS encoding LiaF transmembrane domain-containing protein: protein MQKSVGNISTAIGFILLGIMMLLRQSNIEILKNIMVFWPIILVVFGIELLIEAKRLKENQVIKFNKGFILLVILAMVIDGYYSVSDSILNCIRTF from the coding sequence ATGCAAAAGAGTGTAGGAAATATTTCAACAGCTATAGGATTTATACTATTAGGTATCATGATGTTATTAAGACAAAGCAATATAGAAATTTTGAAAAACATAATGGTATTCTGGCCTATTATATTAGTGGTGTTTGGTATAGAGCTTCTTATTGAAGCAAAAAGGTTAAAGGAAAATCAAGTGATAAAATTTAATAAAGGCTTTATACTATTAGTTATATTAGCTATGGTGATAGATGGTTATTATTCCGTTAGTGATTCGATACTTAATTGTATTCGAACTTTTTAG
- a CDS encoding IS982 family transposase — MPEFNKDSTITINDLKDFIVVTYVIIDDFYQKVTPTFIKNRRNIAKSVMTDSEIITISLVGELLTIDSEKAWFGFCSKNLRDLFPNFCSRPRFHRVRKSLFRVIDEIRKELTKFLNYQYDRMRIADSMPIPVCKFGRAHFHKAFKPEAAYGRCASKKETYYGFKLHALVALDGYITDFTVTAANIDDRDVVWELTANSEIDILIGDKGYIGQKVASQLKETRYIRLLTINRNNSKTKLLKPFRQLIFKARRRVETTFSQLSEQLNMQRVLTKSTWGFATRISNKILAHNLCYFINKFFNIGIEISKIKELVFG; from the coding sequence ATGCCAGAGTTTAATAAAGATTCTACCATAACAATAAATGACTTAAAAGATTTTATTGTTGTCACTTATGTTATAATTGATGACTTTTACCAAAAAGTAACTCCAACATTTATTAAAAATCGTCGTAACATCGCTAAATCAGTAATGACTGATAGCGAAATAATTACGATTTCTTTAGTAGGTGAACTCTTAACCATTGACTCTGAAAAAGCATGGTTTGGATTTTGCTCTAAAAACCTACGAGACTTATTTCCCAACTTTTGTAGTAGGCCGAGGTTTCATAGAGTTAGAAAGTCATTATTTCGAGTCATTGATGAAATTCGTAAAGAGTTAACGAAATTTCTTAACTATCAATATGACCGAATGAGAATTGCAGATAGTATGCCAATTCCTGTGTGTAAGTTTGGGAGAGCTCATTTCCATAAAGCTTTTAAGCCGGAGGCTGCCTACGGGCGATGCGCTTCGAAAAAAGAAACATATTATGGATTCAAATTACATGCTTTAGTAGCCCTCGATGGCTATATCACAGATTTTACTGTAACAGCAGCAAATATTGATGACAGAGATGTCGTCTGGGAACTCACAGCTAATTCAGAGATTGATATACTAATAGGTGATAAAGGATATATAGGTCAAAAAGTTGCTTCGCAATTAAAAGAAACAAGGTACATTCGTCTTTTAACAATAAATCGTAACAATAGTAAAACTAAACTTTTAAAACCTTTTAGGCAGTTGATATTCAAGGCTCGTCGTAGAGTAGAAACTACTTTTTCTCAGCTCTCCGAGCAATTAAATATGCAGAGGGTTCTTACAAAATCAACTTGGGGATTTGCCACAAGAATATCAAATAAAATATTAGCTCATAATCTTTGCTATTTTATAAATAAATTTTTTAATATAGGTATAGAAATATCAAAGATTAAAGAATTAGTATTCGGATAA